The Lates calcarifer isolate ASB-BC8 linkage group LG14, TLL_Latcal_v3, whole genome shotgun sequence genome has a segment encoding these proteins:
- the ecsit gene encoding LOW QUALITY PROTEIN: evolutionarily conserved signaling intermediate in Toll pathway, mitochondrial (The sequence of the model RefSeq protein was modified relative to this genomic sequence to represent the inferred CDS: deleted 1 base in 1 codon): MKCARCLLQVQCLRLVDQPARSAAQYGTLLQSASFSQPRVLHNTQHQVLRQFHTSPACAKGRPVPAEFVDESNKKRDKSLITHDDLFEQVAKEVKTKATFNKVVDVFIKRDIRRRGHVEFIYAALKKMPEFGVERDLTVYNKLLDIFPKEVFVPRNFIQRMFNHYPRQQECGVQLLEQMENYGIMPNMETKVLLVQIFGEKGHPMRKYQRIMYWFPRFKHLNPFPVPQQLPEDPVDLARLSLTRIANDLDAKVTVYQLPCTDVTESGEEVTLPHIVGIQSPSQMELLAKHNPNRPVFVEGPFPLWLRKTCVYYYILRADPTPLDEKVEEPYDPERCLDYPLQLDLDLDCDLGDDESFDVEDLDEGPVFAMCMTSQGDQATLNQWISGLQQNNPVLGQVPTLFRLDAGPRELQGAADTESGHSHRPEPDTQREESQPEEDSEVTVEEDLRRSQGMKQ; encoded by the exons ATGAAGTGTGCGCGCTGCCTGCTTCAGGTGCAGTGTCTCAGACTGGTGGACCAGCCAGCCAGATCGGCTGCCCAGTATGGCACTCTGCTCCAGTCAGCCTCCTTCAGTCAGCCCCGTGTGCTACACAACACCCAGCACCAG GTGTTGAGGCAGTTTCATACCAGCCCAGCCTGCGCCAAGGGTCGGCCTGTACCTGCAGAGTTTGTTGATGAGAGCAACAAGAAGAGGGACAAGTCTCTGATCACCCATGATGACCTGTTCGAGCAGGTGGCCAAAGAGGTCAAAACCAAAGCCACATTTAACAAGGTGGTGGATGTCTTCATCAAAAGAGACATTAGACGGCGGGGTCATGTGGAGTTTATCTACGCTGCTCTGAAGAAGATGCCGGAGTTCGGCGTGGAGAGAGACCTCACCGTCTACAACAAGCTTCTGGACATTTTCCCCAAAGAAGTGTTTGTGCCCAGAAACTTTATCCAGCGAATGTTCAACCACTACCCCCGACAGCAGGAGTGTGGTGTGCAGTTACTGGAGCAAATGGAGAACTACG GTATCATGCCCAACATGGAGACTAAAGTCCTT CTGGTCCAGATATTTGGAGAGAAGGGCCACCCCATGAGGAAGTATCAGCGCATCATGTACTGGTTCCCCAGGTTCAAGCACTTAAACCCCTTCCCCGTCCCCCAGCAGCTGCCAGAAGACCCAGTGGACCTGGCTCGCCTCAGCCTGACTCGCATCGCTAATGACTTGGACGCAAAAGTTACCGTCTACCAG CTGCCCTGTACAGATGTTacagagagtggagaggaggtaACACTTCCACATATAGTAG GTATCCAGAGCCCCAGCCAGATGGAGCTGCTGGCCAAGCATAACCCAAACAGGCCAGTGTTTGTGGAGGGCCCCTTCCCTCTGTGGCTCAGAAAGACATGTGTGTACTACTACATCCTCAGAGCTGACCCCACACCGCTTGATGAGAAG GTAGAGGAGCCCTATGATCCAGAGAGATGTCTTGACTACCCCCTGCAACTAGACCTGGATTTGGACTGTGACCTTGGAGATGACGAGAGCTTTGATGTAGAAGACC TGGATGAGGGCCCAGTCTTTGCCATGTGTATGACCAGTCAAGGAGACCAGGCCACCCTCAACCAATGGATCTCTGGCCTCCAACAGAACAACCCAGTTCTGGGTCAGGTCCCCACTTTGTTTCGTCTGGACGCTGGGCCCCGGGAGCTGCAGGGGGCAGCTGACACAGAGTCAGGCCACTCCCACAGGCCTGAACCAGACACCCAGAGAGAGGAATCACAGCCTGAGGAAGACTCTGAGGTTACTGTGGAAGAAGACCTAAGGAGGAGCCAGGGGATGAAACAGTGA